From the genome of Psychrobacter sp. M13:
CCTACCTACTCAGCGCTCTGATAGATCAACGCCAAATCGTCTAGCAGCAACACCAGTATCACAATTGCCTCCTATGCCTGAATAATAGGGCGTGTTGCTAATAAAAAAGGGTGCACTCATTTAATGAATGCACCCTTTTTTATTTCAGATAAAGCCCATATAGCCTACTATTGATATATAAATAACCTATTAAAACTCTACCATCCCTGCTCGCAGCTGATCAATAAGCACTAAAAACTGCTGACGCCATTCACGAATAGTGGCATCATCAGGCAGCCATTGATTTGATAATGTCACTACGTTTACAATCAGATCTCGTGGTTCATTCTCTGTATTAGCGACAGGTTGCGTAGCGAGCTCATCAGGCTGCACTGCATATAGGCAGCGCTGATAAGCACGTTCAACATTAGCCAAAAATCCTTGCTGCTGCAATTGTTGTAGACGTTGTATCTCTGGTGAGACTTGTGTGCGCACACTCAGTGCTTGTTCAATATCTATTAAAGCTGGCTGAGCAATAGTTAGGCCATAAAAGTGACCCAATTCTTGTAAAAAAGCTAAATAAGTCCCGTATAAGTGAAAAATAGCCGTCTCACAATGCGCTTGATAAAGCTGCTTATCAACACTATCACCTGCGGCTTGACAGGCCAGCCTACAAAAATATAGCTTTTGATTGGTACGATCTGCTTGATATTTAGCAACACGAGTTTTGCCTGCCATGGGTTTATTATCCTTATAAGTGATTAGCTATTCTTCTTGGTTATAAAATCGATTACAAATCTTAGTGTACTATTTTTTACTCTACGTTTCTCGCAAAATACCTCGATTTTGAAAGGTAAAAAAGCCAGCTATGTAGCTGGCTTTTTTATTATTGGAATATTGTAGCTAAAGCAAAATATTAATTATCTTGATTAAGCTCTTGAGCAAAGGCTTCATCAAAGCTGGCAAAGTCTTTATTATCACCTGTCGCAGTATTCATATCGAACGCAGCACTATCAAAAGAGGCGTTTAAGTCTTTATCTTGCAGTTTTTGATCGGCTTTATCTTTACGAGCTTTATGATAAGCCAAACCTGTACCTGCTGGGATCAAACGACCGACTACCACGTTTTCTTTCAAACCGCGTAGCTCATCAACCTTACCTGTTACCGCAGCGGCTGTTAGCACGCGTGTGGTTTCTTGGAAGGAAGCTGCTGAGATAAAGCTTTCAGTAGCCAAACTCGCTTTGGTGATACCTAGCAATTGACGCTCGTATTGTACTGGGAACTTATCTTCCGCCTCGAGCTTAGCATTAAGCGCTCTGATATCAACATACTCAACCTGATCGCCTTTAAAGTGACTAGAGTCACCAGCATCGGTAATCTCAACTTTACGCAACATCTGACGAATGATGACTTCGATATGCTTATCGTTGATTTTCACACCTTGCAGGCGGTAAACATCTTGCACTTCGTTAACGATATAATCAGCAAGCGCCGTTTGACCTTTTAGACGTAAGATGTCATGCGGGTTTTGTGGACCATCAGCGATCACTTCACCACGTGCTACCGTCTCGTTCTCAAAGACGTTGATTTGACGCCATTTTGGGATCAGCTCTTCATGCACTTCACCATCTTCATTAGTGATAATGAAGCGGTTTTTGCCTTTAGTTTCTTTACCAAAACTCACCACACCTGTCATCTCTGCCATAATGGCATGATCTTTTGGACGGCGTGCTTCGAATAGATCAGCAACTCGTGGCAAACCACCTGTGATATCTTTAGTACCTGAAGACGCTTGTGGTACACGACCTAGGATAGAACCTGCTGCTACTTTTTCGCCATCGCTAACTCGAATAATCGTCTCAGCAGGTAGGAAGTAAACAACTTCTTTGCCAGCATCAGTATTCAGAATAATAGCAGGACGCAAGTCTTTGGCATTACTTGAACGATCACGAGTCGCTAGAATTTCAAACGAGCTCATACCAGTGGCATCATCAACTTTCACCGTCGCTGTCATACCATCAGTGATATCGCTAAAACGCGCTTTACCAGCAAATTCTGTGATAATAGGATGCGTATGCGGATCCCACTTAGCGATAGTCTGACCGCCTTCGACTTGATCTTCGTTTTTGACAAGTACGCTTGAACCATAAGGTACTTTATAGCGCTCACGCTCACGACCTAACTCATCAGTTAAAGCAATTTCAGCTGAACGAGAGACGATAACTAAGTGACCATCAACGTGCTCAACCGTTTTCATATTCTCAAAATGTACTTGACCACCATTACGTACAGAGATGCTATTGTCCACAGAAGCTGAGCTTGCTGCCCCGCCTACGTGGAACGTACGCATGGTTAGCTGAGTACCTGGCTCACCGATAGACTGCGCTGCCATGACACCAACTGACTCACCGATGTTGACTTTATGACCACGAGCAAGGTCACGGCCATAACACTGGGCACACACACCATGTGCGATATCACAAGTAATCACTGAACGAACCCAGATATCATCGATAGCGTTATCATCAAGCACGTCGACCCAATGCTCATCGATTAAAGTACCCGCTGGAATGAGGATTTTATCAGCATCGTCGTTATAGGTGACATCACGTGAAGTGACACGACCTAGTACTAAGTCACCAAGCTTTTCAATGATCTCACCACCTTGAATGTGCGGGGTCATTAGCAAGCCAACTTCAGTACCACAATCATCACTAGTGATAACCAAATCTTGTGCCACATCGACTAAACGACGAGTCAGATAACCTGAGTTAGCTGTTTTCAATGCGGTATCGGCTAGACCTTTACGCGCACCGTGAGTCGAGATAAAGTACTGAAGTACGGTCAAGCCTTCACGGAAGTTAGCTTTAATAGGCGTCTCAATAATAGAGCCATCTGGTTTTGCCATCAAACCACGCATACCAGCCAACTGACGAATCTGCGCGGCACTACCACGAGCACCAGAGTCTGACATGATAAAGATTGAGTTGAAAGATTTTTGCTCTTCCTCTTCACCTTTTGAGTTCATGACTTTATCAGTGGCTAAGTTATCCATCATCGCTTTGGCGACTTTATCATTGGTACGTGACCAGATATCGACCACTTTGTTATAGCGCTCACCAGCAGTCACAAAACCTTGCTCAAACTGATCTTCGATTTCGCGAACTTCTGCTTCTGCGACACCGATGATTTGTTTTTTACTTGGCGGAATAACCATATCATCTAGGCAAATAGACACACCAGACAACGTTGCTTGCGCAAAACCTAAGTACATTAATTGGTCAGCGAACATAACGCTGTCTTTAACACCTAGGTTACGATAGCAAGAGTTGATCAATTTTGAGATGTTTTTCTTAGTCATCTCTTGATTACACTCTTCAAACGCCATACCTTCAGGCATGATGTTCCAGATAAGCAAACGGCCTGCAACAGTATCTTTTAAAGATACGGTATAAGTCGCATTACCATCAGCATCAAAAACAGTTTCTTTTACGCGTACTTTAATTTTTGCATTGACATGTAAGTCATTAGAGCCAATAGCGCGCAGAGCCTCGTTAACCGTCGAGAATATCATGCCCTCGCCTTTGACGTTGACTGATGAGCGGCTGATATAGTAAAGACCCAATACCACATCTTGTGACGGTACAATAATCGGATCACCGTTAGCAGGTGACAAGATATTATTGGTCGACATCATAAGGGCACGTGATTCAAGCTGCGCCTCTAGCGTCAATGGCACATGAACGGCCATTTGGTCACCATCAAAATCGGCGTTAAACGCGGTACAAACCAATGGATGCAACTGAATTGCTTTACCTTCGATTAGTACTGGCTCAAAT
Proteins encoded in this window:
- a CDS encoding DUF6586 family protein, with protein sequence MAGKTRVAKYQADRTNQKLYFCRLACQAAGDSVDKQLYQAHCETAIFHLYGTYLAFLQELGHFYGLTIAQPALIDIEQALSVRTQVSPEIQRLQQLQQQGFLANVERAYQRCLYAVQPDELATQPVANTENEPRDLIVNVVTLSNQWLPDDATIREWRQQFLVLIDQLRAGMVEF
- the rpoC gene encoding DNA-directed RNA polymerase subunit beta', translating into MKDLLDIMQSPTSNGNHEFDSIQITLASPDVIKSWSHGEVKKPETINYRTFKPERDGLFCAKIFGPVKDFECLCGKYKRRKFQGVICEKCGVEVTTAKVRRDRMGHIDLASPVAHIWFLKSLPSRIGLLLDMTLRDIERVLYFESYIVTEPGLTSLEKYQLLDDEDYYRALEEFGDEFVAKMGAEAVQDLLKDIDLDIEIDELREVIPQTGSETKLKKMSKRLKLLEAFRDSNNKPEWMVMNILPVLPPDLRPLVPLEGGRFATSDLNDLYRRVINRNNRLKRLLELSAPDIIVRNEKRMLQESVDALLDNGRRGRAITGSNKRPLKSLADMIKGKQGRFRQNLLGKRVDYSGRSVIVVGPTLRLHQCGLPKKMALELFKPFTYNKLLSHGLATTIKAAKKMVEREEPQVWDMLAMVIREHPVLLNRAPTLHRLGLQAFEPVLIEGKAIQLHPLVCTAFNADFDGDQMAVHVPLTLEAQLESRALMMSTNNILSPANGDPIIVPSQDVVLGLYYISRSSVNVKGEGMIFSTVNEALRAIGSNDLHVNAKIKVRVKETVFDADGNATYTVSLKDTVAGRLLIWNIMPEGMAFEECNQEMTKKNISKLINSCYRNLGVKDSVMFADQLMYLGFAQATLSGVSICLDDMVIPPSKKQIIGVAEAEVREIEDQFEQGFVTAGERYNKVVDIWSRTNDKVAKAMMDNLATDKVMNSKGEEEEQKSFNSIFIMSDSGARGSAAQIRQLAGMRGLMAKPDGSIIETPIKANFREGLTVLQYFISTHGARKGLADTALKTANSGYLTRRLVDVAQDLVITSDDCGTEVGLLMTPHIQGGEIIEKLGDLVLGRVTSRDVTYNDDADKILIPAGTLIDEHWVDVLDDNAIDDIWVRSVITCDIAHGVCAQCYGRDLARGHKVNIGESVGVMAAQSIGEPGTQLTMRTFHVGGAASSASVDNSISVRNGGQVHFENMKTVEHVDGHLVIVSRSAEIALTDELGRERERYKVPYGSSVLVKNEDQVEGGQTIAKWDPHTHPIITEFAGKARFSDITDGMTATVKVDDATGMSSFEILATRDRSSNAKDLRPAIILNTDAGKEVVYFLPAETIIRVSDGEKVAAGSILGRVPQASSGTKDITGGLPRVADLFEARRPKDHAIMAEMTGVVSFGKETKGKNRFIITNEDGEVHEELIPKWRQINVFENETVARGEVIADGPQNPHDILRLKGQTALADYIVNEVQDVYRLQGVKINDKHIEVIIRQMLRKVEITDAGDSSHFKGDQVEYVDIRALNAKLEAEDKFPVQYERQLLGITKASLATESFISAASFQETTRVLTAAAVTGKVDELRGLKENVVVGRLIPAGTGLAYHKARKDKADQKLQDKDLNASFDSAAFDMNTATGDNKDFASFDEAFAQELNQDN